TGATGGCAATACCATCTAAGCCGGTCCCAAAAGGAAGTTTGCAAATATTATTGAAGGATTTTTTAGAGCAAAGCAGAGAAACAGTTAAATTATAACCTTTTAAAAAAGGATATAGAGCAATGAAGAAAGTAATTTTAAAAAGAAAATCTCGAAGGAAAACTCTCAATAGCGAATTGGTAGATAGGGAAGAATTGATTATTAAATATCTGCCGCTCACGCGCTCGATTGCTGAAAGAATTGCAACGCGCCTACCAAACAATGTGGAAATCGATGAATTAGTTGCGGCTGGCATTATGGGGCTGATGGATGCCGCTGACAAATTTGACCCTTCAAAGCAGATTAAATTCAAAACATATGCAGAATTTAGGATTAGAGGCGCAATATTGGACGAGCTTCGTGCAATGGATTGGCTGCCAAGGTCATTAAGAAGAAAAACTTCACAACTTGAAGAAGCGAAATTTACTCTTGAACAGAAACTTGGAAGAAAAGCCACTGATAAAGAGATTGCAGAACATATGAATATAGACATTGAAGAATTATATGATATGATGAACAGCGTAAAAGGTAAATCACTCCTTTCTCTTGATGAGCCAATTGATGGAGATTCAAAGAGCAAAACACTTCTGGAGTGTTTAAAAAATAACGATACAGATGACCCTTACTCATTGACAAGCTTAAAAGAATTAAAGGAAATGATTGCTAAAGCCATCGATCAATTGCCTGAGAAAGAAAGATTGGTAATATCATTATATTATTATGAAGAGCTAACAATGAAAGAGATTGGACAGATTATGAATGTAACGGAATCGAGAGTATCCCAGATTCATACAAAAGCTACAATGTCTCTGAAGACAAAACTAAAGAAGATATCCAGAGAAAAAGGTCCGAAATCAATTTTCGTAGAGAATGTTGCTGACAATACCTATTAGAATCGCAGAGTGAATCTATAAAAATGAGTCAAAAAGACAATTTGGAAAATAAATTGATTGATATTCATCATACATTCCTTCTTGGTAAGATGACCGGCGACCTCTTCCACGAAGTCAATAACATTATTGGCGCCTCAATAGGTTTTGCACAGCTTGCTAAAATGAGTATGTCGCCTGATGATGTAAATAAGCTCATCGATGTCGTCCTCAATTCTACAGAAAAAATCAAAGAAGTAAGTAAGTCCGCCCAGACATATCTCTCTGCTGTTTCAAAAAATGGAGAATTGACTGATATTTCAGATGTGTTGAATAACTGCGCCATTCTTTCGCGGAAAAGCTTGATCAAAAAAGGAATCAAACTTTCACCCATCAACAAAAAACTTATTGCCTTTCAAACTGATGTTAGGATTCTCAAGCATACCATATTGAGTTTCATTTCTGCTATAATAGAATCGAACGCGAATAGGGGAGGAACATTAGAGTTAAATGCAGAAAAGACCGATGAAATGCAGGTTAAGATTGAAATAAACCATGACTATATAGATGCAGAACATTTAAATAATCTTTCCAAAAAAATTGATTCAATAGACATTTCTGA
This portion of the Candidatus Schekmanbacteria bacterium genome encodes:
- a CDS encoding FliA/WhiG family RNA polymerase sigma factor, giving the protein MKKVILKRKSRRKTLNSELVDREELIIKYLPLTRSIAERIATRLPNNVEIDELVAAGIMGLMDAADKFDPSKQIKFKTYAEFRIRGAILDELRAMDWLPRSLRRKTSQLEEAKFTLEQKLGRKATDKEIAEHMNIDIEELYDMMNSVKGKSLLSLDEPIDGDSKSKTLLECLKNNDTDDPYSLTSLKELKEMIAKAIDQLPEKERLVISLYYYEELTMKEIGQIMNVTESRVSQIHTKATMSLKTKLKKISREKGPKSIFVENVADNTY
- a CDS encoding sensor histidine kinase, which encodes MSQKDNLENKLIDIHHTFLLGKMTGDLFHEVNNIIGASIGFAQLAKMSMSPDDVNKLIDVVLNSTEKIKEVSKSAQTYLSAVSKNGELTDISDVLNNCAILSRKSLIKKGIKLSPINKKLIAFQTDVRILKHTILSFISAIIESNANRGGTLELNAEKTDEMQVKIEINHDYIDAEHLNNLSKKIDSIDISDNFDNDAFMAVYLSKKYLGATLEIVPRKITLILDEVITQ